One genomic window of Manihot esculenta cultivar AM560-2 chromosome 16, M.esculenta_v8, whole genome shotgun sequence includes the following:
- the LOC110602933 gene encoding uncharacterized protein LOC110602933 → MTSYSKTSSVPYASVPSHPDPVPQNVIVLTHYHPPPNPSLLFLRRCIFFTFAILLLSAAVFFFYPSDPTLQITRIRLNHVRVNSSPTLTIDLSFSLILRVRNRDFFSLDYNSLDVSVGYRGRELGLVSSHGGKLRARGSSYVNASLDLDGLEIINDVFFLIEDLARGVIPFDTDTNVNGELGLFFFKIPIEAIVSCEVLVNINNQTIVQQDCYPE, encoded by the exons ATGACGTCATACTCAAAAACCTCCTCCGTTCCCTATGCTTCTGTACCTTCCCACCCTGACCCTGTTCCCCAAAACGTCATCGTTCTCACCCACTACCACCCACCTCCCAACCCCTCCCTCCTCTTCCTCCGCCGCTGTATCTTCTTCACTTTCGCTATCCTTCTTCTCTCTGCCGCCGTTTTCTTTTTCTACCCTTCCGACCCTACGCTCCAAATCACTCGAATTCGACTCAATCACGTCCGTGTTAACTCGTCCCCGACACTCACTATCGACCTCTCGTTCTCTCTTATCCTCAGGGTTCGAAACAGGGACTTCTTCTCTTTGGACTATAATTCTCTCGATGTTTCGGTTGGGTACAGAGGGAGAGAGCTGGGGCTTGTGAGTTCTCATGGAGGTAAACTTAGGGCGAGAGGATCGTCGTACGTGAATGCCTCGCTTGATTTGGATGGTCTTGAGATTATTAACGATGTGTTTTTCTTGATTGAGGATTTGGCTAGAGGTGTTATTCCCTTTGATACCGATACCAATGTCAATGGAGAGCTTGGACTCTTTTTCTTCAAAATTCCTATCGAG GCAATAGTGTCATGCGAAGTGCTTGTGAATATTAACAACCAAACAATTGTCCAGCAAGACTGTTATCCTGAG TGA